The genomic DNA tggtttgaatgagagagataaaaagtagcagtaacaataaatgcataCCCTTACaaggcatctgttttttttagatggggtcaatgaccacaatttgaaagctggaaagagtcagaagaagacgaaggcaaataatgcaaaaactataaaaaaagaaaaaatgaaaaccaattgaaaagttgttgagAATcaactattctataacatactaaaatttaacttagaggggaaccacccctttaaggctgcaACATATAAAGGCATTCTTGTCAATCCTGCCCTTCCTACATTATGGCAGCAAATTAGGGAAGGCCTTTACTTCAGCATGATTATACCCACACGTACAAAGCAAGGGCCGAACAGAGTTGGCAGTGGAAGAACCTGGCCTGACCACAACTGGCCTGAACATCTGTGGGTTGAATAGGAGTAGCAAGCACAAGCCATACCTACCGTAATTGCCCAATATCAATGAACagcctcactaatgctcttgtgctTACACTGAAGCAAACCATATTCTAAGCATCTTAGCAAAGGGgaaaccaacttcatattaaatCGCAGGTGTCCTGATACTTTTGGCTATATATTGTGTGTTATGAATGTGTTAGAAATGTGTCTATTCTATTCACCTGCAAGAAGGAATAATGACAAATTCCTCCAACTTTTACCATACAggttactatacaggtatggaatcagctattctgaaacccattatcccatagactccattataatcaaataatcaaaatctttaaaaatgattacctttttctctataataataaaacagtagcttgtactcgaccccaactaagctataatgaatccttattgttagcaaaaccagcctgttgggtttatttaatgtttacatgattttctagtagacttaaggcatgaggaaccaaattatggaaagaaacattatccgggaaaaccccaggtcccaagcattctggataacaggtcccatacctatacaacaAGATAGTAAGGGGGAGAATGGATCCAAATCATTCTctctaaatttggattttaaatatttattcaaaccAGGTCTGGTTTGTTTCTGCAATTTATGCATGCAACATTGTTCCTtgaaaagaaatgtatatatgtacCAGAACAATCGATATTTTGTAAACAAAACATGCCCATAATAAGTGCAGATGTGCAAAGAAATTGAGAGTAGTGGAGGATCTCCAAGAGAATTGTGCTTCCTTTCTGTGTTTGCCTGCCAATTCCATTGGCCTCTGTGCATTCAATCCTTATTTGGTGGGGTGAAGAACAGCAGCAGGTGTCTGCTGCCGAGATCATTTTAGCAAGGGCACAGGGTCAGCACAGATTTGCTCTTTTCAGAGCCGCTGCAAGAAGCACTCACTGAATGTCCTTAAAGGGGTCCTcaacccaaaaactatttttggttAGTAAGAGAAAATGTCATTATAATCACTTTAACAATTTACACAAAATCAATAACAATCtctgttattttactattatttgtCAATGTAATTGTTGTAGAAAGCATTATCTCTGACTGTTTACATTGTCTACACTTCTGGCTAtgactacttaaaggaacagttcaatataaaaaatgagtaaatagatacgctgtgcaaaataaaaaatatttctaatatagttagttagccggaaatgtaatgtataaaggctggagtgactgaatggctaacataacagaacataattTCCTGATtttcagcaactttaaggggggccacatgggacaaaaatgttcagtgagtttgcaattggtccttagcatgcagctcacattcaaaagcaaaccgCTATGACCCATgaggctccccctcaagtcactgattggttactgcctggaaaccaagagctgcaaagcaggacgtagtgttctggctattatgttacacatccagtcactccagcctttatacattacatttttacctaactatattgaaaatatttttttattttacacatctctctatttaaataatttttcatttggaggggttgaagtaGATGAACTTTTTTCCACCCAACTTAATTATGTAACTGGgaccacttttttttaatgaaatagcgTTTAGCTTATATGGTTGTTGGATTTTGTTCATCCCATTTCACAGAAATGGGTCTTCCAGAAGGCGCTGAATTGTGCACTCCAGTTAGGGAAACTGAAAGAGCATCAAGGTGGTCAAGTTCATAACTGGCATACTGCAATCCATTGGATATCAAACCAATGAATGTCAAAGACATCCCACAAGAGTAAAGTGACGGCACTGATAGGTCACTATTGTTAAAAAAACCTATAATTGCTGTCACTTCTAATGTTTCTTGTCCTTTTGGAATTAGCATGCTGGCACATTTTTCGGTTTGTAATGTAGAAAGGTCACATTATTGGCATTCCTAATGCATTGATTCAAGTGTTTTCTAAATCCTTTTTTTAGTTTTGGATTTTACTGATCCCTTCAGCTCAGAGGTTAAGCCAAGAATCCTTTTGATGGGCCTACGTAGAAGTGGCAAATCTTCAATTCAAAAGGTGGTCTTTCATAAAATGTCACCAAATGAAACACTCTTCTTAGAAAGCACAAACAAGATCTGCAGAGAAGATGTCTCCAATAGCTCATTTGTAAACTTTCAGATTTGGGATTTCCCAGGGCAGATTGATTTCTTCGACCCAACATTTGACTACGAGATGATTTTCAGAGGAACAGGTGCACTTATATTTGTCATTGATTCACAGGTAATATGAAATCAGTATTTGTTGAACACTTGTTTTGCTGCTACCTTTACAAGTGTAGACAAAACTTGGCCTTTTAAAGGTGTGAGCAGTGTTTACACCACAAATATTGCTTTGATCTTTAGTCCAGAAAGCTTTTTCTTGGACTCATCTTAcaacaaaactattttttctaTGTTGCAAGTAGGtcactcatttatttttttaaattgtagattCTAGATGAATTTCAGATTCTTTTCCATGATTCTTTTTGCATAACGATTTTATTCTGTGCTTTCCATGCGACTGACCAGTAACTACAATAAAGTATGGTTGTGGTGGAAAGAAAATCTAGTTCAGTCTGCTAATAAATTGAAGTTTGGGTTAAAGTTTCTTTCAGTAAGACAATGTATATTATTAAGTATAATTGAAGGGGATCAAGAGTAAAAAAGTGAATGTCCTGAAATGGCACAGttataaacatagtaacatagtaagttaggttgaaaaaagacacacgtccatcaagttcaactttttttttttaacctgattaactgctagttgatccagaggaaggcaaaacaccccatctgaagcctctccaatttgcctcagagggggaaaaaattccttcctgactccaaaatggcaaccagactagtccctggatcaacttgtactatgagctatcttccataaccctgtattccctcacttgctaaaaagccatccaaccccttcttaaagctagctaatgtatcagcctgtacaactgattcagggagagaattccacatcttcacagctcggGCCCCACTATGAGATATGGGAAGAAACAAGAATATGCTAAGAAATATTGCATGCTGACCACTAATGGTTAAACATCATGTAAGAAAAATAATCAGTGAGTGGACCAAACAGTCTCAACACAAgctatctaaaaataaaaagtcagacaatatgtttgcaaaaatattcactcTGTTCTTCTAAGTTTTTTTATGCATGGCTAGAGTTTCTATAATGGGTTGACCTATCGACTCCACCACAAGGCATCCTCATTCCCTCCTTCCATTTTTTCCTCTTCTGCCCCACATTTCTGTTCCTTCTTTCTTTTGCCAATTCTGTGGTATCCTTTCTTTTATTGTTCTTCTTTCAGTTACTAGAATATTTAGTcacatttaatatttttgtacCTGATGACATTGTCAGTTCTATgtgtatcttaaaggaacagttcagtgtgaaaataaaaactgggtaaacaggctgtgcaaaatgtttctattatatagttagttagccaaaaatgtaatgtataaaggttggatgtctaacagaacagaacacaacttcctgctgtGCTGACTGAGTTAGTCACTGACTAtaaggtgggccacatgggacataacagttcagtgagtttgcaattgattcttagcatgcaggtcagattcataAGCAATCAGTTGGGACCCATTTACTTAAGTTAATGATTGGTCactgtagtgttctggctattatgtcagacatccagtcactccagactttatacattacattttggataactatattgaaatttttatatatttaccaagcttttatttttatattgaacagttcctttaaatctttaaataaaaaaagatataattcaatttaaataaacccaaccccAAGGCTGGCCCATTGCACCCCCTGGGAAAAAGTAattacaaatgcaaaataaatcaccagtgagaattctactgaccaaatCATTAATTATAAATGCAACAGATCAAATTCACTTATGAGTTCGCTGATTTATTAGTACAATGTCCGTCATTTTGATGCCATCTGATATACAGAGATTATGTTATTTTGGCACATGGGCATGAGGGATGCACTTGTTcaattctggggaaaaatgtgCTCACTGCTTCCAACTACAATTGCAGGAACAGAGAACATGGAGCCACATTTGCAGAGATCAGCtcggattctcattggaggattatttttcattttaaaggggttgttcacctttgaggtaactattagtatgatgtagaaagtgatattctgggaccatttgcaatttgttttcagtttttattatttgtggtttttgagatactTGAGATGTTCAAAAGATAACCTCCTTTTGaacactggaaagagtcagaagaaaaaggcaaataattcaaaaactatacaaaataaataatgatgaattaTTGAAAGCTGCTTaatattagccattctagaacatactaaatgttagtttgaaggtgaaccacccattaaaTGCAGCCACAGGCCCTGGAGAACTGAGGAAAAGTTTTTAATGTACAATATtgccctgatgttgctggactacagctcctagAATACCTTAACCTTGGTAAggttaatattgctttaagactATAACCCTGATGTTGTGGGACTACAGCTCCTAGCATACCTACCTTGGTCACAATATTCTGGGAtatgtagtccagcaacagctgAGTAAAGTGCAGATGGGCAGTGCAGTGAAGCAGGGTTTTTGATCCCCTCTAATTCTCTCTGTGGTTTGCAGGATGATTACATGGAAGCACTGGCAAGATTACACTTGACCGTGACAAGTGCATACAAAGTAAACCCTGACATCAACTTTGAAGtttttatccataaagtggaTGGTCTATCAGATGATCATAAGATAGAAACGCAAAGAGATATCCATCAGAGAGCAAATGATGACCTTGTAGATGCAGGACTGGAGAAGATCCATTTGAGGTAGGACACAGAAGGCAAATAGGATTTACTGTATTTCAAAAGCGATTAATAATCAACCCACATGACATTTCCACATTAACTTTAGCAAACTGTAAATGTGCAGCAATGTTCTGTCTGGATAGTAGCGGCGTTCTCGTTTTGTGTTTTCCTGATGTTAGACTCCTAGAGTATTATACGCATTGTGCAAAACGTGTAATGATGTCACTTGCTGTTGTTGTACGTTGACGCCGCACGTTTAACGCCGGCGTCATGATGCTGCACCCGGATTGGCACGCTGGCATCCGACGTCCACGTGGTTCCCCCTGGGTGCCGCTATTTTGGGGaagacgccggcagggaaggaatCGCCTGCGCGAGTGCTCCTTAcatgtatattttgagtctgtccctaagctcagtaaagctggccataaacgcaaagatctcatcatacgaatcgaggattcgtacgattttcgaaacGTGTGTAGAGAGTGTggagatcggccgtttggtcgatcgaatcaaaaatttctgtcggctgcgggtaatatctctgcgtgtactgccgatcgtacgattttcagtgggagactgtcactagctttgtctatcgtacgattgcagaacaatcggctgatctgttctttaactactttattttgtcggaatggtaagactttgacctgaatggttagtggcaggtcgggagatgggaaagtccgatcgtacattgattcgtacgatcggatctttgcgtctgtagCCAgcttaagtgacagcagcaaagagcatgtgtaGTGTGAAGCCGCTGAAAAGGAGATGGGAAGattctggggcatctttggagagacacatcttctctgctaaagggatAGTAAAGAaatccaaaatataatgtataacatttttagcctacttctttagttaggcataagttctcctttaagatcagatAACTTTAAACAAGGTAGGGCCTCCCACACTTGATCAAACCCTCCTCTAACCTGATTATCGTCCCATTGATTGAAACCCATGATTCTAATTTCCACTTCAAATGAACTGAGAATCCTAGAGGTTCCCATACTTTTGCAACACATAAATATGTAACTTTGGATAATTTTCCTCAGTAAATAATAAACAAGTATAATGTTTTTGACTCATTTAATTAACATATCTCCCAACTGGCCCATTTTCAGCacgacagtcccgattttgacagctcagcccggaGGCTCGGATTCGTATtaaaatgtcccgagtttctctttgatctcctgcactgatgcgataaaatgtttatgaaacttaattaaacaagTAGCATTTTGGCAGGGAGCGCAGAATACTCTGCACTTATAATGGCAGAACACGACATGACACACAGTACTgaaggaattcttccaaattttatttcaaatcggagtgcaaatgcaacgtttcggggaataaaacccctttgtcaagcatgtgtgtaatgcttgacaaaggggtttcaTTCCCCATAACGTTGCATTTGCACTCTGCTTTGAAATAAGATTTGAAAGAATTCCttcagtcctgtgtgccatcggattttgTACCTTTtgtggccgagcctctacccttgtgcaccaggcgtctctttCGTTCtgcagggtgtgcgaggtcctaCACTGCTTTGAACCTTATAATGGCAGacacacactggcagatttggggagattagtagccctgagacaaatctcttcttcagggcgactaatctccttgaactgccttcccctggctagaatgaaaatcgccggcgggaaggcacttggggcgcttcgttttccaaagttgcctcacaaggaaacttcggacgacttctaaaaacgaagtgctccgagcgCCTTCCTgaccagcgattttcattctagccagcggaagacagttcggggggattagttgccccgaggaagagatttgtcacagggcgactaatctccccaaatataccagtgtgtctctgcccttacagtttaagatacacaaatatacaattgtaactatggcTTTCATTGAGTTCTCATTATCTAGTTTAAGAACTTgcatagattattattattatttaacattcAATGAGGCTCACAAACTTTGAGGCAGCACTGCAATGCATGTATGTTTAACTAGACTACCGTTGCTGTGGTACTGTAGGCCCACTATAAGGACATGTCTGAGGAATGGTCAGTGTTTCAGACTTCagaatcaaaacatttttttaagatttactttATTGGATTTTGAACAATAAAAGAAAGAGCAAATGGAGATTAGGAAAATAAAGAGGAGTAGGTAGTGAAAGAAGAAAGAAGGTAGTTACACTAGTGTAACCAAACTTAGCATATGGTAACATCATTGGTAATTTCCAAGCATTTAAAGTGCTGCACTGTCTGTGGGTCAGACAGCCATTGATCCCATATTTTTCCCCTGTGCCATGTATGTTGATTTCTGCCATGTAAGTGTATCATTGACCAGCTTAATCTAAACCTCAGGGTAGGAGGCTCTCTGGTTTTCCAGGTCAGTAGAATTGCTTTTTTGGCATAACATAAGAGTTGCAGTAGGCATAGCCTAAACTGTAGGATAAAATGAGACCTTTAATGCGTCCCAACAGGCAGAATTCTTGTGTCCTGATATTTGGCAGTCCCTAACAAGTGTCCATATAGGCATGTTTTGCGGCCCAAACCTGCTGGATTTAAGGACGGTCCCAGAAAAAGTGAAAATAGTTGTCCGGCTCTacatttaaaggagtggttcatctttgcgataacttttagtatgatgtagagagtggttttctgagaaaatttgcaattggctttcattttttattattggagttttttttagttatttagctttttattcagcatctctttaatttgcatcttaaaggagaatttaaccctttagcaaaaaaaaggcctaccccccaccccatatagaccccccctcctcccctctaATTTTTAACATACACCTCAGCACAGATTCAGACatcggagttcactgcagccatcttccgggttttcttgtcttcttccggcgcttcagcaaattccgtccatttcggcgcatgtgcagttgtcgcaaacctgTTCatcactccaactgcgcatgtgccgcttcACCGGTCTCCTCCTCAGCTTACCaaagaccaggaagatggctgcgtggaactccgatgcctgaaccTGCGCTGAGggctaagtaaaaagttaggggcatatcCCCGGGGGTTCAGTTAGgttggaggaggagggagggtggtctacgtggggtgggggtaggggttttttttgctaaagggttgaattctcctttacgtAATCTGGTAagtagggtctaaattaccctagcaaacatgcattgatttgaataagagactggaatatgaataggagaggacctgaatggaagaatcagtaataaaaagtaataataacaatatatttgtaaccttacagagcatttgttttttttagaagggagtccaCACCCATTTGGaagcaaagagtcagaagaaaaaggcaaataactataaaaaaaaataatgaaaaccaattgaaaagttgcttagaatttctataacataattaaagttacCTTGAGGTGAACCATCCCTGTAACACATACATCAGGATAACCTTGGGATATTTGTACCAAGGTGTGAGGGATCAAATAAACTCTGTTTAGAAATTTGACATGATTGTACCAATCACTTGTGGAGATATATCTTTTCAGGTAAATGTTCAAGTTTATTGTTCCAAGTTTGattcaaaacatatttattttcccaTATCAAATTATAAATCAATCTACTAATTGACTAAAATGCCTGTAACGGCACGGATTTGAAGTTTATTTTTGTAACTTGAAGggcttatattttttctttacattataCATGTCTATAGTTTCTTTTCATAATGTCCTCCCtataaaacctgaaaaaaatgctATCTTCCCATAGTTTTTTATGTAGAAGTACTATAATGATcactattgtattttattttcagcttttatCTCACCAGCATATATGATCACTCAATTTTTGAAGCATTCAGCAAAGTTGTACAGAAACTAATTCCACAACTTCCAACCCTAGAGAATCTTCTGAACATCTTTATATCAGTAAGTAAATGACTTGTTTTTCAAGTTCCATTTCTGACTATTATTTGTTTAACAAATGCATACTGTGAATAGCATTTTGTACATGGAGATAACTTTGTGCAACAGTAAAATCAGTAATTACAcaataaagtacaaaaataatatatacatatatgtatcaaactgtaaataaaaccacaaatgttatacagatatgagacctgttatccaggacctggggtattctgtaAATTGGATTTTCATAACTTAAATCAACTAGagaatcgtgtaaacattaataaattcaatggttttgcttccaataaggattaattataacttagtttggttcaagtacaatgtactgttttattattgcagagaaaaataaaatactggattatttgggtaaaatggagtctatgggagatgggctttccgtaattcagaactttctgtataaaaggtttctggataagggatcacatacctgtactacaaaataAATCTACAATTAGAAATTCAATTCttgtcatggttttttttcataTACTCTGCTGCACCTTTTTGGCCATAGTTTTGCTTTTTATACCATtccatatatacagttaggtccataaatctttgaacagagaacttttttttctaattttggttttgtacattatgacaatgaattttaaatgaaacaactcagatgcagttgaactgcagactttcagctttaattcagtgggttgaacaaaaagattgcataaaaatgtgaggaactaaagcctttttttttttaacacaatcacttcatttcaggggctcaaaagcaattggacaattgactcaaaggctatttcatgggcagaaaTCAAGCCTCCTTTCATGAAACACTCATTTTTGGTATATTACATTATACTTTACACCcattatccccaaccagtggctcgagagcaacatgttgctcaccaacaccttggatgttgctctgtaTGTTTCAGTGAATTATATGTTGCAATGAAACATTTAGCAAATAACGCCACTGGCACTtgtgagcaatcctcttccttgcTTCTTTTTTCACACAGGCACACATGAGCAGTAGGGTTACAAACACTTTAAGGTGGCTTTTACACTCTACTGAGCATGCATCAGCTGCTGGATTTTAAAGAAGGGTGGAAGAGGATTGCCCGCTTGCAATGCCCCCATTCGGTGCAGTTTACTGCTAATGAGCACCAGCTGAGGGTATCTAGTAAGTCATTAC from Xenopus laevis strain J_2021 chromosome 5S, Xenopus_laevis_v10.1, whole genome shotgun sequence includes the following:
- the rragd.S gene encoding ras-related GTP-binding protein D — protein: MNLQGKSHEQQQEEEGDDEEDDIMGVSDYEDGDCFMDGERGDEGDDDDEVLDFTDPFSSEVKPRILLMGLRRSGKSSIQKVVFHKMSPNETLFLESTNKICREDVSNSSFVNFQIWDFPGQIDFFDPTFDYEMIFRGTGALIFVIDSQDDYMEALARLHLTVTSAYKVNPDINFEVFIHKVDGLSDDHKIETQRDIHQRANDDLVDAGLEKIHLSFYLTSIYDHSIFEAFSKVVQKLIPQLPTLENLLNIFISNSGIEKVFLFDVVSKIYIATDSSPVDMQTYELCCDIIDVVIDISCIYGLKGAGTPYDKESLAIIKLNNTTVLYLKEVTKFLALVCFVREESFERKGLIDYNFHCFRKAIQEVFEVRVKVLRSRKHQSQTKKSRRATPNGTLGTLGVPL